A genomic region of Pseudomonas sp. RSB 5.4 contains the following coding sequences:
- a CDS encoding type II toxin-antitoxin system RelE/ParE family toxin: protein MKLWQCLTRCWKRCAGSAALLLEWSDQALNDLADIIDYVEQYNSNASVALQHKVGAATQRLSSIPYGYRAGRVSGTREMVVNPNYLLVYRVNGRIKILTLVHTRRQYPRTSST, encoded by the coding sequence ATGAAGCTATGGCAATGCTTGACCAGATGCTGGAAGAGATGCGCAGGAAGCGCTGCGCTGCTGCTTGAATGGAGCGATCAAGCTCTGAACGATCTGGCTGACATTATCGATTACGTTGAACAATACAACTCCAACGCTTCAGTGGCTCTACAGCACAAGGTTGGTGCAGCAACGCAAAGGCTCTCATCAATCCCCTATGGTTACCGGGCCGGTCGAGTGTCAGGCACTCGGGAAATGGTGGTCAATCCGAACTATCTGCTGGTCTATCGAGTGAACGGGCGCATCAAAATACTGACGTTAGTCCACACCCGACGACAATACCCACGAACCTCATCAACATAA